The following coding sequences are from one Candidatus Nitrohelix vancouverensis window:
- the phnE gene encoding phosphonate ABC transporter, permease protein PhnE, producing the protein MTVSEDKRRVALRPFYAQTRFLLLALVGLIVFSYGWKVTEIKPGELVRGAAMVKPLVNELLRPDLIRHETQTEFSESVFLLDGPGASFHKPSDTKREDARLSLTPTNGAVGDTVTVSGRGWGSETTGSLLWINSIEQEFPLGSFTTSVDGTFEATIRVPETARGLEQTLRASISRETGEWSLSPTVKLVAEKMLETIFLALMATGFATVVAAPLSFLAAKNLMWNRVPGKAVYLAVRTTFNILRSIEPLILAILFAVWVGIGPFAGVLALSLHSIATLGKLFSEQIETIDPGPVEALLATGANPLQVALYAVWPQVSAPFLALAFYRWDINVRMSTIIGFVGGGGIGFLLQQWINLLQYSQAGTALLAISATVIFLDVASAWVRQRMELKS; encoded by the coding sequence ATGACAGTCTCCGAGGACAAACGCCGGGTCGCATTGCGACCGTTTTACGCGCAAACGCGCTTTCTCCTGCTCGCGCTCGTCGGCCTGATCGTTTTTTCTTACGGCTGGAAAGTCACCGAAATCAAACCGGGCGAGCTGGTGCGCGGCGCGGCAATGGTCAAACCGCTGGTCAATGAACTGCTTCGCCCGGACTTGATCCGGCATGAAACCCAAACTGAATTTTCCGAATCTGTTTTTCTCCTCGACGGCCCCGGCGCGTCGTTTCACAAGCCGTCCGATACGAAGCGGGAGGACGCGCGCCTGAGCCTGACGCCGACGAACGGAGCCGTGGGTGATACGGTGACAGTCAGCGGTCGAGGCTGGGGGTCTGAAACGACGGGGTCCTTGCTCTGGATCAATTCCATAGAACAGGAATTCCCGCTGGGCTCCTTCACGACTTCTGTTGATGGGACTTTTGAGGCGACGATCCGCGTTCCCGAAACCGCGCGCGGACTCGAGCAAACCCTGCGCGCCTCGATTTCCCGGGAGACGGGCGAGTGGTCCCTGAGTCCGACGGTGAAGCTGGTTGCGGAGAAAATGCTGGAGACGATTTTTCTGGCCTTGATGGCGACGGGTTTTGCGACGGTGGTTGCGGCGCCCTTGAGTTTTCTCGCGGCGAAAAATCTCATGTGGAATCGCGTTCCGGGCAAGGCGGTCTATCTTGCTGTGCGTACGACTTTCAATATTCTGCGTTCGATCGAGCCTTTGATTCTGGCGATATTATTCGCGGTCTGGGTGGGCATCGGCCCCTTCGCCGGGGTGCTGGCCTTGAGCCTGCATTCGATTGCGACTCTGGGCAAACTGTTTTCCGAGCAGATCGAGACCATCGATCCGGGGCCGGTGGAGGCTTTGCTTGCGACCGGGGCGAACCCCTTGCAGGTGGCGCTGTATGCGGTCTGGCCGCAAGTGTCCGCGCCTTTTCTGGCGCTGGCCTTTTATCGTTGGGACATCAACGTGCGCATGTCCACGATCATCGGCTTTGTCGGCGGCGGCGGGATTGGATTTCTTTTGCAACAATGGATCAACTTATTGCAATACAGTCAGGCCGGTACGGCTCTGCTGGCGATTTCTGCGACGGTGATTTTTCTGGATGTGGCGAGCGCCTGGGTGCGGCAGAGGATGGAGTTGAAAAGCTGA